From one Planktothrix agardhii NIES-204 genomic stretch:
- a CDS encoding multi-sensor hybrid histidine kinase, fragment, whose product MNILSIPILPVNLERLNRLLKGNFPLQQKLLYLFLKQAEIRIQSLRQGIINGDFISIKEQAHALRGSSATAAILMIPEIAKQLEDLAEAENLEGAMELVEKLEQCLIRVQLFVQEGILSESTI is encoded by the coding sequence ATGAATATCTTAAGCATTCCAATTCTTCCAGTGAATTTAGAACGTCTAAATCGTTTACTCAAAGGAAACTTCCCACTTCAACAAAAATTGCTATACCTGTTCCTCAAACAAGCCGAAATCCGAATTCAGAGCTTGCGCCAAGGGATTATCAATGGGGATTTCATCAGTATTAAAGAACAAGCTCATGCTTTAAGAGGATCAAGTGCAACCGCAGCAATATTAATGATCCCAGAAATTGCTAAACAACTTGAAGATCTCGCCGAAGCAGAAAATTTAGAAGGAGCAATGGAGTTAGTCGAAAAACTAGAACAGTGCTTAATTCGAGTTCAGCTTTTTGTACAAGAAGGAATTTTATCTGAATCAACTATTTAA
- a CDS encoding thioesterase superfamily protein, translated as MTDLGYIYKRIIRFQDTDAAGVVYFANILAMGHEAYEASLNQAEVNLKSFFVNPDFAIPIVHASVDFRFPLFCGDQVLIELNPEIINENSFKIQYKIRLDNSDQLIAEAITKHICINPKTRQRQPLPHAIIHWLEKYKEGWIS; from the coding sequence ATGACTGATTTGGGATACATTTATAAGCGAATTATTCGTTTTCAAGATACGGATGCTGCGGGGGTGGTTTATTTTGCTAATATTTTAGCTATGGGTCATGAAGCCTATGAAGCATCTCTAAATCAGGCAGAAGTTAATCTTAAAAGTTTTTTTGTTAATCCTGATTTTGCGATTCCAATTGTTCATGCGAGTGTTGATTTTCGGTTTCCCTTATTCTGTGGAGATCAAGTTTTGATTGAGCTAAATCCTGAAATAATTAATGAAAATTCTTTCAAAATTCAATATAAAATTAGATTAGATAACTCTGATCAATTAATTGCTGAAGCGATAACAAAACATATTTGTATTAATCCTAAAACTCGTCAACGCCAACCTTTACCTCACGCAATTATTCACTGGTTAGAAAAATACAAAGAGGGTTGGATCTCTTAA
- a CDS encoding two-component hybrid sensor and regulator, with product MFISEKLFKIMPRSITPPAKSIDRILAVDDSPDNLFLVEAILAEEGYEVICKPDGISALALIKTEPPDLILLDVMMPGIDGYEVTRRIRKNLDLPFIPILLITAHDHSSVVEGLDAGADDFIRKPVEVDELLARVRSLLRLKHSIDQQKAMSRQREDFVSRLTHDLRTPLVAADRMLHLFQQGALGEISSTMGEAIASMIKSNQNLLQMVNTLLEVYRYEAGRKTLTFSYFDIGQLVQEVIAELSPLIQNKELSLEFTPSQDCLTQTSVIIGDPLEIRRVVTNLVGNAIKFTDRGSIKIRLYLTEMQLNISNQPQKVMVLEVEDSGIGIAPEDQVLIFERFRQGNNKRSGSGLGLHLISLIVEAHKGMIQMESQIGQGSLFRICLPINPEFGS from the coding sequence ATGTTTATTTCAGAAAAACTTTTCAAAATTATGCCCCGTTCTATTACCCCCCCTGCAAAATCCATTGATCGAATTTTAGCCGTTGATGATTCCCCCGATAACCTATTTTTAGTGGAAGCTATTTTAGCCGAAGAAGGATACGAAGTTATCTGTAAACCCGATGGCATTTCTGCCTTAGCTTTGATTAAAACCGAGCCTCCTGATTTAATATTATTAGATGTAATGATGCCGGGAATTGATGGCTATGAAGTCACTCGACGGATTCGCAAAAATCTCGATCTTCCCTTTATCCCCATTTTATTAATTACTGCCCATGATCATTCTAGTGTGGTTGAGGGATTAGATGCCGGGGCGGATGACTTCATTCGCAAACCCGTTGAGGTTGATGAATTACTCGCCCGGGTACGCTCGCTCCTGAGACTTAAACATAGCATTGATCAACAGAAAGCGATGTCTCGACAACGGGAAGACTTCGTTTCCCGCCTGACCCATGATCTGCGGACGCCTTTGGTAGCAGCCGATCGAATGTTACATTTATTCCAACAAGGTGCCCTAGGGGAAATTTCTTCTACGATGGGAGAAGCGATCGCATCCATGATTAAAAGTAACCAAAACCTTCTGCAAATGGTTAATACCTTACTGGAGGTTTATCGGTATGAAGCGGGTCGAAAAACCTTAACCTTCTCCTATTTTGATATAGGTCAATTAGTCCAAGAAGTAATTGCAGAACTCAGCCCCCTGATTCAAAATAAAGAATTATCCCTAGAATTTACCCCTTCCCAGGATTGTCTAACCCAGACTTCAGTTATTATTGGCGACCCCTTAGAAATTCGGCGGGTTGTCACTAATTTAGTCGGAAATGCGATTAAATTTACCGATCGGGGGAGTATCAAAATTCGTCTGTATCTAACAGAAATGCAACTTAATATTAGCAATCAACCTCAAAAAGTCATGGTTTTGGAAGTTGAAGATAGCGGAATTGGTATAGCTCCCGAAGATCAAGTTCTCATCTTTGAACGATTCCGTCAAGGCAATAATAAACGTTCCGGTAGTGGATTAGGATTACACCTAATTTCACTAATTGTAGAAGCCCACAAAGGCATGATTCAAATGGAATCCCAAATCGGTCAGGGAAGTCTATTTAGAATTTGTTTACCCATCAACCCCGAATTCGGCAGTTGA
- a CDS encoding two-component response regulator, whose protein sequence is MTKINIVLVEDHDLTRVGLRTALQQDSNIKIVGEAANGKKGLEILKQTQPDIAIIDIGLPDMDGIELTQKFKQHIASSGARETKVLILTMHDNEDAVMGAFAAGADSYSVKDVSLDKLKDAIHTTYEGNAWIDPVIARTVLKQAKNKQPDIPTPGDQKTVMINAVEPEYQEFLKSCPLTERELEVLELIVAGRSNAEIAEKLYITVGTVKTHVRSILNKLCADDRTQAAVRALRSGWID, encoded by the coding sequence ATGACTAAAATCAATATTGTTCTAGTAGAGGATCATGATTTAACCCGGGTGGGGTTGAGAACGGCGTTACAACAGGACAGTAATATCAAGATTGTTGGGGAGGCGGCTAATGGGAAAAAGGGTTTGGAAATTCTCAAACAAACCCAGCCCGATATTGCGATTATTGATATTGGTTTACCTGATATGGATGGTATTGAATTAACCCAAAAATTTAAGCAACATATTGCCAGCAGTGGGGCGCGGGAAACCAAAGTTCTGATCCTGACTATGCACGATAATGAGGATGCGGTTATGGGAGCTTTTGCGGCGGGTGCAGATTCCTATAGTGTTAAGGATGTGAGTCTTGATAAACTCAAGGATGCGATTCATACTACCTATGAAGGAAATGCTTGGATTGATCCTGTAATTGCTCGTACAGTTCTCAAGCAAGCGAAGAATAAACAACCGGATATTCCGACACCCGGTGATCAGAAAACCGTGATGATTAATGCGGTAGAACCTGAGTATCAAGAATTTTTAAAATCTTGCCCTTTAACAGAAAGGGAATTAGAGGTTTTAGAATTAATTGTGGCTGGACGGAGTAATGCTGAAATTGCCGAAAAACTTTATATTACGGTAGGAACGGTTAAGACCCATGTTCGCAGTATTCTGAATAAGCTCTGTGCTGATGATCGTACTCAGGCTGCGGTTCGGGCTTTGCGTTCCGGTTGGATTGATTAG